The proteins below come from a single Chryseobacterium capnotolerans genomic window:
- a CDS encoding bacteriocin-like protein — MKNLKKLSKRQLKTIAGGERCPIPASWCSEWCGWSAWQKAHCANAVIDMPCDC; from the coding sequence ATGAAAAACCTAAAAAAACTATCAAAAAGACAGCTAAAAACAATTGCTGGTGGTGAGAGATGTCCAATTCCAGCTTCATGGTGCAGCGAGTGGTGTGGATGGAGCGCATGGCAAAAAGCTCATTGTGCCAATGCGGTTATTGACATGCCTTGTGACTGCTAG
- a CDS encoding bacteriocin-like protein, giving the protein MKNLKKLTKKTLKEINGGAGSCPPVASSCNAWCRWTTWQKLHCPSNIFEEPCECI; this is encoded by the coding sequence ATGAAAAATCTGAAAAAATTAACAAAAAAGACATTGAAAGAAATTAATGGCGGAGCAGGAAGTTGTCCTCCTGTGGCAAGTTCTTGTAATGCATGGTGTAGATGGACGACATGGCAGAAACTGCATTGCCCAAGTAATATCTTTGAAGAGCCTTGTGAATGTATTTAA